AGGCTTGAAGTATATTATCTTGAGATAGGCTTGCTAGAAGCCATGTGGAAGATACTGAGGATCGTTAGTAGAGAGAAGCTTGAGAGAGTAAGAATAGGGTTAGAGGCTATTAGAAAGAGCTACCGAGTTATAGAACCACCGCCAGAAGCCTATATCAAGGCCATCGAGATATATGATAAAGGACATAGGGACTATATAGATGCTCTACACTATACAACAGCAAGAGCTCTCGGACTATTATTTCTAACAATAGACTTCAAGTTCATAGAATTCTTGAAGAACAATAGCTACCCAGTAGAGGGTGTGGTGATAACTCCTAAAGAGCTAAGAGATAGAAACCTTTATTAAGTTGATTCAACAACAATGATCTACCCAGGTAATGGGGGCTCTGCTCCAAACCCAGGCAGGCCTATCCTACTAAGAACCCCTTGCCACTGGGATCAATAACTATCCACAAACTCACAGAGATATCGAGACCTCTGTGAGCCTTCCAACATGCCTGAAAACGAGCTCGGACAACACAGGACGCTAACATAATAGACAGAGCGGAACTTGAGGCATCCATAAATGTATTGATATGTAAAACTTCTTCACCCCGAGTTATATAATACTTATTCTATTTTAGAGAAGGAACTATAAATGGGCCACCTGGATATCCCGATCCCTGTGAATTAGCTGTTTGTGATGATAAGTCTTGATCTCCTAGATTGGGATCTCTGGATAGGCTTTCACCCCGCCCTGAGGAGGCTATGCTTTAGTTATGAATATTAGTTTTCCTCGTTAATCTTATCTGGTAATATAGTTGGGTGTTGTTGCTGAGGCTATGCTTTCGAGGGTTCTTGAGGAGGCTGTGAATAGGATTGCTAGGAAGGTTGCTGAGGGCAAAAAACTATCAGAT
The sequence above is a segment of the Sulfolobales archaeon genome. Coding sequences within it:
- a CDS encoding PIN domain-containing protein, coding for MRSRRGISKRPSILIDTSFLLPALGVEIEGDTEVIKLFRRLEVYYLEIGLLEAMWKILRIVSREKLERVRIGLEAIRKSYRVIEPPPEAYIKAIEIYDKGHRDYIDALHYTTARALGLLFLTIDFKFIEFLKNNSYPVEGVVITPKELRDRNLY